From a single Methanofollis sp. W23 genomic region:
- a CDS encoding TATA-box-binding protein — protein sequence MDDSRYESLKIENIVASGVIADSIDLGEVSQKVANCELNTKRFPGAVYRITDPKIASLIFSSGKVVLTGIRKKEDLYKGLNIIVSSLKEAGVDTYDEPQVGITNIVCSYDIGRYINLNKVVITLNLENIEYEPEQFPGLVYRIKDPKIVALLFSSGKIILTGGKNLDDIKRGLDFLEQKLESIM from the coding sequence ATGGATGATTCAAGGTACGAGTCACTAAAGATCGAAAATATCGTTGCATCTGGTGTCATCGCGGATTCCATCGACCTGGGCGAGGTCTCCCAGAAAGTCGCAAACTGCGAACTGAACACCAAACGTTTCCCTGGCGCGGTCTACCGGATCACCGACCCGAAGATCGCCTCCCTGATCTTCTCGTCGGGCAAGGTGGTCCTGACCGGGATCAGGAAGAAGGAAGACCTCTATAAAGGCCTCAACATCATCGTCTCCTCGCTCAAAGAGGCGGGAGTCGACACCTACGACGAGCCCCAGGTCGGGATCACCAACATCGTCTGCTCGTACGATATCGGCAGGTACATCAACCTCAACAAGGTTGTCATCACCCTCAACCTCGAGAACATCGAGTACGAACCCGAGCAGTTCCCTGGACTTGTCTACCGGATCAAGGACCCAAAGATCGTGGCTCTCCTCTTCTCCTCAGGCAAGATCATCCTCACCGGCGGGAAGAACCTCGACGACATCAAGCGTGGCCTCGACTTCCTCGAGCAGAAGCTCGAGAGCATTATGTGA
- a CDS encoding minichromosome maintenance protein MCM, with the protein MAARENADVTDVVADWEKFLKRRYNKKERIELAKEFPHKRSLYIDYHNLEAFGRKGLALADQVVAKPEKVMADVKDALVRLGIIGEKDRRRVHVRFTNLTRKTKIRDIRSNQINTFVAVEGILRKTTEVRPRITAAVFRCLECGQLTPPYSQSYRKFQEPFRVCAQCQKKTPLELVPEHSTFVDAQKLRIQESPEGLRGGEQPQTIDVDVTDDLTGSSAPGDRVVVNGILRSVQRVNGSTKSTLFDIYVECNSVEVAEKEFEEVNISEEDEAAIQELSQDEKIYSKIARSIAPTIYGNTDVKEAVALQLFGGIPKEMPDGSRLRGDIHMLLVGDPGIAKSQLLRYIVQLSPRGIYTSGKSSTSAGLTATAVKDEFGDGRWTLEAGALVLADMGMAAVDELDKMDKEDRSALHEAMEQQTVSIAKAGITATLKSRCALLGAANPKMGRFDEYAPIAEQINMPPSLLSRFDLIFIMTDKPDSTLDMAIAEHILKSHSVGELIEKKRRMPVEGVDDAYIEQQLRPVTPDIDPLLFRKYIAYAKRNCFPTITPEARNALRDYYLTLRNLADTNKPVPVTARQLEALVRLGEASARIRLSETVEIEDAERVIKIVDTCLRQVAYDAESGTFDIDKWTTGISKQQRDIVRTVKEVIRDLGGEDGLANLEQVVEEMLKQSFPKEKIEAAIKMLRNQGEVVETRPGVVRLLERDY; encoded by the coding sequence ATGGCAGCAAGAGAGAATGCAGACGTGACCGACGTGGTCGCCGACTGGGAGAAGTTCCTCAAGCGGCGCTACAACAAGAAAGAGCGGATAGAACTCGCCAAAGAGTTTCCGCACAAGCGGTCCCTCTACATCGACTACCACAACCTCGAAGCCTTCGGACGCAAGGGTCTGGCCCTCGCCGACCAGGTCGTCGCGAAGCCCGAGAAGGTGATGGCCGATGTGAAGGACGCCCTGGTCCGCCTCGGGATCATCGGCGAGAAGGACCGCAGACGGGTCCATGTCAGGTTCACCAACCTGACCAGGAAGACGAAGATCAGAGACATCAGGTCCAACCAGATCAACACCTTCGTCGCCGTCGAGGGGATCCTCAGGAAGACCACCGAGGTGAGGCCGCGGATCACCGCCGCGGTCTTCAGGTGCCTGGAGTGCGGGCAACTCACCCCGCCGTATTCGCAGAGTTATAGGAAGTTCCAGGAGCCCTTCAGGGTGTGCGCTCAGTGCCAGAAGAAGACGCCCCTCGAACTCGTCCCAGAACACTCCACCTTCGTCGACGCCCAGAAACTGCGGATCCAGGAGTCGCCCGAGGGTTTGCGCGGCGGCGAACAGCCCCAGACCATCGACGTCGACGTCACCGACGACCTCACGGGTTCGTCGGCGCCTGGCGACCGTGTGGTGGTCAACGGGATCCTCCGTTCAGTCCAGCGGGTGAACGGTTCGACCAAGTCCACGCTCTTTGACATCTATGTCGAGTGCAACTCAGTCGAGGTGGCCGAGAAGGAGTTCGAGGAGGTGAACATCTCTGAAGAGGACGAGGCGGCGATCCAGGAACTCTCGCAGGACGAAAAGATCTACTCCAAGATCGCACGCTCCATCGCCCCGACGATCTATGGGAACACCGACGTGAAGGAAGCGGTGGCCTTGCAACTCTTCGGGGGGATCCCCAAAGAGATGCCTGACGGGTCGCGGTTGCGCGGCGACATCCACATGCTCCTTGTCGGCGACCCAGGGATCGCCAAGTCCCAGCTCCTCCGCTATATCGTGCAGCTCTCCCCACGCGGGATCTATACCTCAGGCAAGTCCTCGACCTCTGCCGGGCTGACGGCGACCGCGGTGAAAGACGAGTTCGGCGACGGGCGCTGGACCCTTGAGGCCGGTGCCCTGGTCCTTGCCGACATGGGTATGGCGGCAGTCGACGAACTGGACAAGATGGACAAAGAGGACAGGAGCGCCCTTCACGAGGCGATGGAACAGCAGACGGTCTCGATTGCCAAGGCCGGGATCACGGCGACCCTGAAGTCGCGCTGTGCTCTCCTCGGGGCGGCCAACCCGAAGATGGGACGCTTCGACGAGTACGCTCCTATCGCCGAGCAGATCAATATGCCGCCCTCCCTCCTCTCAAGGTTCGACCTCATCTTTATCATGACCGACAAGCCAGACTCGACACTGGACATGGCCATCGCCGAGCATATCCTCAAGTCCCACTCGGTCGGCGAACTCATCGAGAAGAAGAGGCGGATGCCGGTCGAAGGAGTGGACGACGCATACATCGAGCAGCAACTCAGGCCGGTCACCCCTGACATCGACCCCCTCCTCTTCAGGAAGTACATCGCCTATGCGAAGCGGAACTGCTTCCCGACGATCACCCCTGAGGCAAGGAACGCCCTGCGGGACTATTATCTCACGCTCAGGAACCTCGCCGACACCAACAAACCGGTGCCGGTGACGGCCCGGCAGCTCGAGGCCCTGGTCCGTCTCGGCGAGGCGAGTGCACGGATCAGGCTCTCTGAGACGGTCGAGATCGAGGACGCCGAGCGGGTCATCAAGATCGTCGATACCTGTCTGCGCCAGGTGGCCTATGACGCCGAGTCGGGCACCTTCGACATCGACAAGTGGACGACCGGGATCTCGAAACAGCAGCGCGACATCGTGCGGACGGTCAAGGAAGTGATCCGCGACCTCGGCGGCGAGGACGGTCTGGCAAACCTCGAACAGGTGGTCGAGGAGATGCTCAAACAGAGTTTCCCGAAAGAAAAGATCGAGGCGGCGATCAAGATGCTCAGGAACCAGGGCGAAGTGGTCGAGACCAGGCCAGGGGTGGTGCGGTTGCTGGAGCGTGATTACTGA
- a CDS encoding metallophosphoesterase: MRPQFLPDLPALLVEECRRVLVVADLHFGIESGLARAGVHVHSRSRARAARLIAAIEETNPDLVLLLGDVKHSVPLTSRQEFAELPQVFAAVRARAPLRVVPGNHDGGIARFLEEDELLQADGVVIDGVGYLHGHTHLAPALRGGLVVAGHLHPAVTLCDEVGCSLRAEPAYVYTPLIGEYEGTRLLAIPAACEFSGGVDVLELPQSGLGPLARCIDEEHAEVWLRDGTYIGTFGEIREQRRA; encoded by the coding sequence ATGCGCCCGCAGTTTCTCCCCGACCTCCCGGCCCTCCTCGTCGAGGAGTGCCGGCGGGTGCTCGTCGTCGCCGACCTCCATTTCGGGATCGAGTCAGGGCTTGCAAGGGCAGGCGTGCATGTGCATAGCAGGAGTCGGGCGCGGGCCGCCCGCCTCATCGCCGCCATCGAAGAGACGAACCCTGACCTTGTCCTTCTCCTCGGCGACGTGAAGCATTCGGTCCCACTGACAAGCAGGCAGGAGTTCGCCGAACTCCCGCAGGTCTTTGCGGCGGTGCGGGCACGGGCCCCGCTCCGGGTCGTCCCTGGCAACCATGACGGCGGGATCGCGAGGTTCCTGGAGGAGGACGAACTTCTCCAGGCAGACGGTGTGGTCATCGACGGGGTCGGTTACCTCCACGGCCACACCCATCTGGCGCCCGCTCTCCGCGGCGGTCTGGTCGTGGCCGGGCACCTCCATCCGGCGGTGACCCTCTGCGACGAGGTGGGGTGTTCGCTGCGGGCCGAACCTGCCTATGTGTACACCCCGCTCATCGGCGAGTACGAAGGGACGCGTCTCCTCGCAATCCCGGCCGCCTGCGAATTTTCCGGGGGCGTGGACGTCCTCGAACTCCCCCAGAGCGGGCTTGGGCCGCTGGCGCGGTGCATCGATGAAGAACATGCCGAGGTATGGCTACGTGACGGGACATATATCGGGACCTTCGGAGAGATCAGAGAACAGCGACGTGCTTGA
- a CDS encoding minichromosome maintenance protein MCM, giving the protein MADEITDVVGEWVSFLSRYCKREVAEIEREYPFKRSLYIDYQTLQASGASGLRLADEVIEKPGKAIGDIRDALRRMTVIDEAKVGKVNIRLHHIERVTGIRDIRAFHINRFVSVQGIIRKTTDVRPRIVEALFQCPGCGAETRIRQGFGLFEEPTACPTEECQRKKMKLIPTRSRFVDSQKVRVQESPEGLRGGERPQTLDVEMADDLTGSIAPGDRVVLNGILRSKQRVNYGTKSTLFDLYLECSSVEAPEKEFEEVNISEEDEAEIWALAKDPHLYGKITGSIAPSIYGNTEVKEAIALQLFGGVAKNLPDGSRLRGDIHMLLVGDPGIAKSQMLRYVVKLSPRGVYTSGKSSTSAGLTATAVKDDFGDGSWTLEAGALVLADMGVAAVDEMDKMAKEDRSALHEAMEQQTISVAKAGITATLRSRCALLGAANPKLGRFDAYAPIAEQINMPPSLLSRFDLIFIMTDKPDEKRDSAIANHIVSAHRVGELIMQQQTGPVSPGHAELLAAESVTVDPPIPPEVLRKYVAYSKRHITPLITDEAREILIAYYLKLRHLADENKPVPVTARQLEALVRLGEASARIRLSRTVEPEDAERVVRIVDLCLRQVAYDAETGTLDIDKWTTGITKKKRDLLHMIKDTIKSLSGEDGTARTAEVIETLASEGFNREEVEENLEKMCRYGEAMQPRRGIVRLI; this is encoded by the coding sequence ATGGCAGACGAGATCACCGACGTGGTCGGCGAGTGGGTCTCCTTCCTCTCCAGGTACTGCAAGCGCGAGGTCGCCGAGATCGAGCGAGAATATCCGTTCAAGCGTTCGCTGTACATCGACTACCAGACCCTCCAGGCCTCGGGGGCCTCGGGGTTGCGCCTGGCAGACGAAGTGATCGAGAAGCCGGGCAAGGCGATCGGGGATATAAGGGACGCCCTCCGCCGGATGACGGTTATCGACGAGGCGAAGGTCGGGAAGGTCAACATCCGCCTCCACCATATCGAGCGGGTCACCGGGATCAGGGACATCAGGGCCTTTCATATCAACAGGTTCGTCTCGGTCCAGGGGATCATCAGGAAGACCACCGACGTCCGCCCGAGGATCGTCGAGGCCCTCTTCCAGTGTCCTGGGTGCGGGGCCGAGACACGGATCAGGCAGGGGTTCGGGCTCTTCGAGGAGCCCACCGCGTGTCCAACCGAGGAGTGCCAGCGCAAAAAAATGAAACTTATCCCGACGCGGTCGCGCTTTGTCGATTCGCAGAAGGTGCGGGTCCAGGAATCGCCTGAGGGCCTGCGCGGCGGCGAGCGTCCGCAGACCCTCGACGTCGAGATGGCCGACGACCTCACCGGGTCGATCGCCCCTGGCGACCGGGTGGTCCTCAACGGGATCCTCCGTTCGAAACAGCGGGTGAACTATGGGACCAAGTCCACGCTCTTCGACCTCTACCTGGAATGTTCCTCGGTCGAGGCGCCGGAAAAAGAGTTCGAGGAGGTGAACATCTCTGAGGAGGACGAGGCCGAGATCTGGGCGCTTGCAAAGGACCCTCATCTCTACGGGAAGATCACGGGCTCGATCGCCCCGTCCATCTACGGGAACACCGAGGTGAAGGAGGCGATCGCCCTGCAGCTCTTCGGGGGGGTGGCCAAGAACCTGCCAGACGGGTCGCGGCTGCGCGGCGACATCCATATGCTCCTTGTCGGCGATCCCGGGATCGCCAAGTCGCAGATGCTCAGGTACGTCGTCAAGCTCTCGCCGCGAGGGGTCTATACCTCTGGCAAGTCCTCGACCTCTGCCGGGCTGACGGCGACGGCGGTGAAGGACGACTTCGGCGACGGGAGCTGGACCCTTGAGGCCGGTGCCCTGGTCCTTGCCGACATGGGAGTCGCCGCCGTGGACGAGATGGACAAGATGGCCAAGGAGGACCGGAGCGCCCTCCACGAGGCGATGGAACAGCAGACGATCTCGGTGGCGAAGGCCGGGATCACGGCGACGCTCAGGTCGCGCTGCGCCCTTCTCGGAGCGGCCAACCCCAAACTCGGGCGGTTCGATGCCTACGCCCCCATCGCCGAGCAGATCAATATGCCGCCCTCGCTCCTCTCGCGCTTCGACCTCATCTTCATCATGACCGACAAGCCTGACGAGAAGCGAGACTCGGCCATCGCCAACCACATCGTCTCGGCGCACCGGGTGGGCGAGTTGATCATGCAGCAGCAGACCGGCCCGGTCTCCCCTGGCCACGCCGAACTCCTCGCGGCGGAGAGTGTCACCGTCGACCCGCCCATCCCGCCAGAAGTGCTGCGCAAATATGTCGCCTACTCGAAGCGGCATATCACGCCCCTCATCACCGACGAGGCGCGGGAGATCCTCATCGCCTATTATCTCAAACTCAGGCACCTGGCAGACGAGAACAAACCGGTACCGGTGACGGCCCGGCAGCTCGAGGCCCTGGTCCGTCTCGGCGAGGCGAGCGCACGGATCAGGCTCTCGCGCACGGTCGAGCCTGAGGACGCCGAGCGGGTCGTCAGGATCGTCGACCTCTGTCTCAGGCAGGTGGCCTACGACGCCGAGACCGGTACCCTGGACATCGACAAGTGGACGACCGGGATCACCAAGAAGAAACGCGACCTCCTCCATATGATCAAGGACACGATCAAATCCCTCAGCGGCGAGGACGGCACGGCCAGGACCGCCGAGGTGATCGAGACCCTGGCCAGCGAGGGCTTTAACCGCGAGGAGGTCGAGGAGAACCTGGAGAAGATGTGTCGCTATGGCGAGGCGATGCAGCCGCGGCGCGGGATCGTGCGGTTGATCTGA
- a CDS encoding PepSY domain-containing protein, with product MGQYHVISLLVAALLTGCVLVGAAVLLSPGEENQVSVQADMNESAASAIVHAAVPAAETPIQGTLVGDAPDARVWEFEVSSKEQGSGVIGIDAKTGEVVYAYGEIADRAGVNTGISMEEAGAIAGNSLKGEEVASTLAGPEVSYEPPHFAGDIGRYRVAYTRVIDGIPSLDGVTISIDPETGTVLKYHIYWDLPETIEPDPTPTLSAAEAGEILTAAMEERRGSEGMKVLSTELWWYDRGEGEQISLAWKVEFEDDSIRSYETDPASAWIDAHTGEELFLSYYLD from the coding sequence ATGGGGCAGTACCATGTGATCTCTCTTCTTGTCGCCGCCCTCCTTACAGGATGCGTCCTGGTGGGGGCCGCAGTGCTCCTCTCCCCAGGTGAAGAGAACCAGGTGAGTGTACAGGCCGATATGAACGAGAGCGCCGCCTCGGCGATCGTACACGCCGCAGTCCCCGCCGCAGAGACGCCGATACAGGGCACCCTCGTCGGCGACGCACCTGACGCCCGGGTCTGGGAGTTTGAGGTCTCCTCAAAAGAACAGGGATCAGGCGTGATCGGGATCGACGCAAAAACCGGAGAGGTCGTGTACGCCTACGGCGAGATCGCGGATCGTGCGGGGGTGAATACCGGCATCAGCATGGAGGAGGCAGGGGCGATCGCCGGGAATTCTCTGAAGGGCGAGGAGGTTGCAAGCACCCTCGCCGGCCCGGAAGTGTCGTACGAACCCCCACACTTTGCCGGTGATATCGGGCGCTACCGCGTCGCGTATACGCGGGTGATCGACGGGATCCCCTCCCTGGACGGCGTCACGATCTCCATAGATCCAGAGACCGGCACAGTTCTGAAATATCATATCTATTGGGATCTCCCCGAGACGATCGAGCCCGACCCGACCCCGACTCTCTCCGCCGCAGAGGCCGGCGAGATCCTGACGGCCGCCATGGAAGAGAGGCGCGGGTCTGAGGGGATGAAGGTCCTCTCGACCGAGTTGTGGTGGTATGACCGGGGGGAAGGCGAGCAGATCTCTCTGGCCTGGAAGGTCGAGTTTGAAGACGATTCTATCAGGTCTTATGAGACAGACCCGGCGAGCGCCTGGATCGATGCCCATACTGGAGAAGAACTCTTCCTCTCCTACTATCTCGACTGA
- a CDS encoding DEAD/DEAH box helicase has protein sequence MPRYGYVTGHISGPSERSENSDVLELLRPEVRALIEERGFEDLSEAQMGAIPPLLAGEHLVLIAPTGTGKTESAMYPVFNTLLSSSGPGFRALYITPLRALNRDILGRLTWWCERLGLTVGVRHGDTPQSERRKQSLHPPDLLITTPETVQALFMGKRLRKHLEQITHVVVDEVHELAGNKRGAQLAVALERLQEYAGEFQRVGLSATVGNPDEIGRFLCGERPFTLVEVPVAAHLDLGVRCCAGEFGEQAKCVEEMIDAEPSSLVFVNTRVTAEALGHALHERGDVEVHHGSLSREVRVDAEDRFRAGGVRALICTSSMELGIDIGHIAHVLQFGSPREVARLVQRVGRAGHHLHAVSRGTVLATGFDDLLESLVIIRRARAGEVERVEPYVNAADVLANAVDAMAVEYGEVPLEKIREVVERSGCFEDAGPLLDRVCRQMVGHRLIRLEAEGPATRVVTTGRARRYLYSNLSMIHDERKVPVFDIVARRTVGTLDESFVVSSLYPGAVFITRGELWRVLEFEEGTLTVEPAREARGELPSWEGEQIPVPYEVAQEVGALRRTRDLAAYTPDAGAIAFADRMFARMDESGAPVPTDRLITIEESDEGVVCNICAGHLANEAIARVLSILISARTGTSIGTETGAYRAVLRLPKSVKPADVRDLLLATDPTHLGGILRLALRHTALFKWKLVQVAKKFGAIDADADYEKFSLHRLLETFNDTVVADEAYNELFRAYMDVEKAAEVFRAVQNGEVGVEVGRLSAIGAEGLSSSHDLVPPPSIDHAVISTLKRRLAGDRVVLFCMHCKAWTSRTHVERVAEKPQCPKCSARLIAALKPWEEETTRAMKKKKKSAEERAAERRFMQNANLVLSYGKPAVVALAARGVGPETAARVLARSRGEESFYREILKAERNYLLTRRFW, from the coding sequence ATGCCGAGGTATGGCTACGTGACGGGACATATATCGGGACCTTCGGAGAGATCAGAGAACAGCGACGTGCTTGAACTCCTCAGGCCGGAGGTGCGGGCGCTCATCGAGGAGCGCGGGTTTGAGGATCTCTCTGAGGCGCAGATGGGGGCCATCCCCCCGCTCCTTGCCGGCGAGCACCTGGTGCTCATCGCCCCGACCGGGACCGGCAAGACCGAGAGCGCGATGTACCCGGTCTTCAACACCCTCCTCTCCTCCTCTGGCCCCGGGTTCAGGGCACTTTACATCACTCCTCTGCGTGCCCTCAACCGCGACATCCTCGGGCGCCTCACCTGGTGGTGCGAGCGGCTCGGACTCACGGTCGGGGTGCGCCACGGCGACACTCCGCAGAGTGAGAGGAGAAAACAATCTCTCCATCCGCCAGACCTCCTCATCACCACTCCTGAGACGGTGCAGGCCCTCTTCATGGGCAAGAGGCTCAGGAAACATCTCGAGCAGATCACCCATGTCGTCGTCGACGAGGTCCACGAACTTGCCGGGAACAAGCGTGGCGCCCAGCTCGCCGTGGCCCTGGAACGTCTCCAGGAGTACGCCGGCGAGTTCCAGCGGGTCGGGCTCTCGGCCACCGTCGGGAACCCTGACGAGATCGGACGCTTCCTCTGCGGGGAGCGGCCTTTCACCCTGGTGGAGGTGCCGGTCGCCGCACACCTCGACCTCGGGGTGCGGTGCTGCGCCGGCGAGTTTGGCGAGCAGGCGAAGTGCGTCGAGGAGATGATCGACGCCGAACCCTCGTCCCTGGTCTTCGTGAACACCAGGGTGACCGCCGAGGCGCTGGGCCACGCTCTCCACGAGCGCGGGGACGTCGAGGTCCACCACGGTTCGCTCTCCAGAGAGGTGCGGGTCGATGCCGAAGACCGGTTCAGGGCCGGGGGGGTGCGGGCGCTCATCTGCACCTCCTCGATGGAACTCGGGATCGATATCGGGCACATCGCCCATGTGCTCCAGTTCGGGAGCCCGAGAGAGGTGGCGCGCCTGGTCCAGCGGGTCGGCCGCGCCGGGCACCACCTCCATGCGGTCTCGCGCGGCACCGTCCTTGCCACCGGCTTCGACGACCTCCTCGAGTCTCTGGTGATCATCCGCCGGGCGCGGGCCGGCGAGGTGGAGAGGGTCGAGCCCTATGTCAATGCCGCCGACGTCCTCGCCAATGCCGTCGACGCGATGGCGGTGGAGTACGGCGAGGTCCCCCTGGAAAAGATCCGCGAGGTCGTCGAACGCTCAGGATGTTTCGAGGACGCCGGACCGCTCCTGGACCGGGTCTGCCGCCAGATGGTCGGCCACCGCCTGATCAGGCTCGAAGCCGAGGGACCGGCGACGCGGGTGGTCACGACAGGCCGCGCCCGGCGTTACCTCTACTCCAACCTCTCGATGATCCATGACGAACGCAAGGTGCCGGTCTTCGACATCGTTGCGAGGCGGACGGTCGGGACGCTGGACGAGTCGTTCGTGGTCAGTTCCCTCTACCCTGGCGCGGTCTTCATCACACGCGGCGAACTCTGGCGGGTGCTCGAGTTCGAGGAGGGGACGCTCACCGTCGAACCGGCACGGGAGGCGAGGGGCGAACTCCCTTCATGGGAGGGCGAGCAGATCCCGGTCCCGTACGAGGTGGCGCAGGAGGTCGGGGCGTTGCGCCGGACGCGTGACCTTGCCGCCTACACCCCTGACGCCGGGGCGATCGCCTTCGCCGACCGGATGTTTGCGCGGATGGACGAGAGCGGAGCGCCGGTCCCGACCGACCGCCTCATCACCATCGAAGAATCTGACGAAGGCGTGGTCTGCAACATCTGCGCCGGGCACCTGGCAAACGAGGCGATCGCACGGGTGCTCTCCATCCTCATCTCGGCACGGACCGGCACCTCGATCGGGACCGAGACCGGGGCGTACAGAGCGGTGTTGAGACTCCCGAAGAGCGTGAAGCCCGCCGACGTCCGCGACCTTCTCCTTGCCACCGACCCGACGCACCTTGGCGGGATCCTCCGTCTCGCCCTCCGCCACACCGCCCTCTTCAAGTGGAAACTTGTCCAGGTGGCCAAGAAGTTCGGGGCCATCGACGCCGACGCCGATTACGAGAAGTTCAGCCTCCACCGGTTGCTCGAAACCTTCAACGACACGGTCGTCGCCGACGAGGCCTACAACGAACTCTTCAGGGCGTATATGGACGTCGAAAAGGCCGCCGAGGTCTTCAGGGCGGTGCAGAACGGAGAGGTCGGCGTCGAGGTCGGGAGGCTGTCGGCGATCGGGGCCGAGGGGCTTTCGTCGTCGCACGACCTTGTCCCGCCCCCTTCCATCGACCATGCCGTCATCTCGACCCTCAAGCGCCGTCTTGCCGGCGACAGGGTCGTCCTCTTCTGCATGCACTGCAAGGCATGGACGAGTAGGACGCATGTCGAGCGGGTGGCCGAGAAACCGCAGTGCCCGAAGTGTTCGGCCCGCCTCATCGCCGCCCTCAAACCCTGGGAAGAGGAGACGACCCGTGCCATGAAGAAAAAGAAAAAAAGTGCGGAGGAGCGGGCGGCCGAGAGACGGTTTATGCAGAACGCAAACCTCGTCCTCTCCTATGGGAAACCGGCCGTCGTCGCCCTGGCCGCACGGGGAGTCGGTCCCGAGACCGCCGCACGGGTCCTTGCGCGGTCACGGGGCGAAGAGAGTTTTTACCGGGAAATATTGAAAGCAGAGAGGAATTATCTCCTCACCCGCAGGTTCTGGTGA
- a CDS encoding replication factor C small subunit gives MEGNSTIWIEKYRPQTLADMVGQAEIVERLRSYVRSGDLPHLLFTGPAGVGKTTAAVALAKEFYGETWQMNFREMNASDERGIDVVRNQIKQFARTSPLGGATFKILFLDEADALTNDAQAALRRTMENYAMTCRFILSCNYSSKIIDPIQSRCAIYRFKRLDESAVAEQVRRVAAIEKLTVSDTAVRAIAEIAEGDMRKALNALQGAAILSPEIDETMVYETTSTARPDEIAELLGSSMAGDFAGAEGTLRYLMHDRGIAPNELINQCFKAVVRGEMPTALKVAYIDHLGEADFRISEGADAEIQMEALIALFVLSAQKHA, from the coding sequence ATGGAGGGCAACAGCACCATCTGGATCGAGAAGTACCGTCCGCAGACGCTCGCCGATATGGTGGGCCAGGCGGAGATCGTCGAGCGGTTGAGGTCATATGTCAGGAGCGGCGACCTCCCTCACCTGCTCTTCACCGGTCCGGCCGGGGTCGGCAAGACCACCGCGGCGGTCGCCCTCGCCAAGGAGTTCTACGGCGAGACCTGGCAGATGAACTTCAGGGAGATGAACGCCTCAGACGAGCGTGGGATCGACGTGGTCCGCAACCAGATTAAACAGTTTGCCAGGACTTCCCCCCTCGGCGGGGCGACCTTCAAGATCCTCTTCCTGGACGAGGCCGACGCCCTCACCAACGACGCCCAGGCGGCACTGAGACGGACGATGGAGAACTATGCCATGACCTGCCGGTTCATCCTCTCCTGCAACTATTCTTCCAAGATCATCGACCCCATCCAGAGCAGGTGCGCGATCTACCGGTTCAAACGTCTTGACGAGAGCGCAGTCGCCGAGCAGGTCAGGCGGGTCGCCGCAATCGAGAAACTTACGGTCTCAGACACTGCAGTCCGGGCGATCGCCGAGATCGCAGAGGGAGATATGAGAAAGGCGCTCAACGCTCTCCAGGGCGCGGCGATCCTCTCCCCTGAGATCGACGAGACGATGGTCTACGAGACCACCTCGACCGCCCGCCCCGACGAGATCGCCGAACTCCTCGGCTCCTCGATGGCCGGCGACTTTGCAGGCGCCGAAGGCACGCTCAGGTACCTGATGCACGACCGCGGCATCGCCCCCAACGAACTCATCAACCAGTGTTTCAAGGCCGTCGTCAGGGGCGAGATGCCCACCGCCCTCAAGGTCGCCTATATCGACCACCTCGGCGAGGCCGACTTCAGGATCTCGGAAGGGGCCGACGCCGAGATCCAGATGGAAGCTCTCATCGCCCTTTTCGTCCTCTCTGCGCAGAAACATGCGTAA